The nucleotide window TGGGGTCTTACCAGTTGTCGCAGGTACATGCCGCGCAGGCACAGGAGACGACCGTCGTCGCATTCGATGACGTAGGTGGGACACGCGATGCCGTCCTCTTCGATGGACAGGGCGCGTTTGGAGTGGACGACTTGTGTGGGCAGCCTGTCAGGCGTCCAGGAGGTAATGGCAGAGCAGAGGGAGCGTCTTTCCATCGCGTTTAGTGCCTCACACCAAAGCATGAGGCCGACGACGACCATGGCGGAGATGGTGAGCAGAACGGCGGGGATCAGGATGTCCCAGATCGGGTCCTGCCAGAGGGTGGCGAGGTTGTCCGTCAAGTCGGTGCGGATGGTGGGTCGGGACGACGGCGTCATGCGCCGCCCCTGGCGTGGTGCGAGCGAGCGCCCTGCTCTTTAAGAAGTGCCTTCCGATTGTTTTGGATATCTCTTAGTTGCTGCGTTGGTTCGCAATGAGGATTGCGAAGCGCATGGCACACGAACGCGCCGACGTGCATATGCATGGGTTACCTCTCCCTCAAGCGCGCGACACGCCATGCACGCACGACGTGCCGCGCAACATCGTTCAAACCATGAAGGCTCACCGGCCTGCCCGAGACCGGGCACCGGAAGGCTTGGTTGTCGAGTGGGAACGGCCGACCGCCGTCAGTCCTCCGCTAATAGGACTGACTTGCTCGAATTCGCTCGTAACGACCCGCGCGCGGCGAGCAGCCGCAGGTCGTCAACCGCGTCTGCGGAGAGTGCTGACGTCCCGGGGATCGGTGAGAGGGTCGCTCAGTGAACGCGACGCGTAGGGGAATGCCGTAGAATTCGGCTTAGCCATCTTCAATACCATCCGTATTGGTGGTGGTCAGCGGGCCTTGTGGTGTTACAGCACCCTTGGCCCGCGCTTCCATCGCTTCATGTGTTTGGGCGATGTGCTGCGTGTCGACGTTTGAACGGTGATGACACGCAGCGGGAGGGACACTAACAAAAGTTGGGGATGAGTGTCTTTAGGGAATGGCTTGGTGGGCGTTGCGAAAATGCCTTGTTTTGCTGGTCATTCGCGAATGTGCAACGCAACTGTTGAGCTGGCTTTTGCAAGAGAAAAATCCCTCAGGCCATCCATTTGATTGCCAGTCCAAGTGCGCCTGCGCATACATAGGCTGCCGCGAACACTAGAAGCCCTTTCAGGGCGAGTCGTCGCGACTGGCGTCCAGCATCACTGAGCAGCGCCGGGCGCAGTATGGCGTTCATGGGATTCCAGAGCGTGGCGCGGGAATAGGCGACGCCTCGCTGTTCGAACTGGAAAGTCATTCGGATTGAGAAGAAGAGCGCCCAGATGAGTGCTCCCGCGCCTACGATGCATAGGGCGGCAAATGTTGTCACCAGGGTGTATCCAAGAGTTGTCATGACTCCTCCTTGGCCTGCTCTCGCCCCATGCGTGCAACGGGCGCCTCAACCAACGCTGACTCAATCTACGCTGCATTCGGGGTCTGCAATTGCTGGGAGAGCACGTTCAGACTATTTGTACAAAGGCGGCCCGTCGAACGGCTGAGACCTATGGATCGACTTCCCACTTCGCCAGGCATGTCGCCAACTGGAAAAGCACGCCCTGGCCCCAGACCGAAATGCGAACGATCGCTTAGTGAAGTGCCTGCAGGGATTGGTCAATGATGGCGCCACGATACAAGCCATATAGCGACTTGATCTCCTCGAAAGAGGCCTGGCTGATATTGTCGGAGCGCAGGTCGTTCTCAGCTTTTGCCTCAGCTTTGCCAACCGCACCAATGGCCTCATCGAACTGCCTGCGCCTGCACAATAAAGCAGCCGCGGAAAGCAATGGCCGAGGCCCAACTGGACCACCGCTACCGCGCCTTCCCGGAAAATTCTCGAGATTAAGCAGCGTGGAAATCAACCCCTCTTCGGTGCCCACCATCTCAAGAAAGGCCAAACCTTGACGGTCAAAATAGTAAAAGACGTCATCCATGGTATTGAGGGCGTTCGCCACAGGCACATCCCTCCATCGAAGCATGGAATCGGTGAATGACGGAAGCGCCGGCGGCCAGATCGCCGTTAGCCATTGAAGGGGGACGACCACGTTCCCTACGTATGCCTTTTCGTCACCAGGATGAAACTTGGTACGAACACCCGCGTTTGACTCAAATTCAAACTGCCAGCGAGAGTCCACGCCGAGATGCACGGACAAACTCAGCAAGCCTTTCTCTGCGTCCCGTCTGCTGATGGAAAACATGACGAAGAAGTCATATCCAGAAAAGATCTCTTTTTGCCAAAGAGCCATTTCAGGTTCATTTGGATCAATCGGAAGCGCAAGGAATCCACGAGCCGATAGCATCCGATCAGCCTTCTCTTTTACCTCAAGGAACATCCCATGAAATCCAACGTCCCTTTTGGATTGTGATCTCGACAATTCAATTTACCTTGGTCAAGAAGAGCGGGCACACCCAAGTGGAACTTGGCCTGGCTATGGGATGCTTGTGAGGGAAGAAATGAACTCAGGGTCTGTGATGCTCAGTCCGCTCTGAACTCGATGCCAAACCTTACAAAAACCAACGGTCGATGCCTTGCTTGAAGTGCTCCTTTGAATGAACTGAAAGATGTCTCCATGATCAGGCCAGTCTCCCAGACCAATATGTCTGTACGCCCCCTCCAGGACTTTTCCGCGGGCATCTTCAACTTGAAACAGCCAGGTGAAGAGCCCCCTCCTCTTGAGCAGGACGGACTTATCTGGGTCTGGAAACACGAACGTGGCACCGTCGATTCGAACGATCCAACGGTCATCTCTGACGTAAGCACTGACCAGCGCGACCCTACGCCTCCCGTTGATCAACAAGCGTTTCTCTGAGCCAAAGCCTGACGCCCCCTTGCGCGAGAGCTTGTATGCGCTGGATTGGTCGCGGGTGTACAGACCGGTATCAACATCAATAGCGTAACGGCGGTCGGGCCGGACATAGTCGGCCAGAATGATTCGATCAGCCATGCTGTGTCTATTCCTTGGACGCTGCTCGGAAAATCCGGATAAATTTCCTTGAGTTGCCGGCACCTTGTCTAATGACCGCATCCGCTTTGGGGTAATACCCAATGGCGAACATTTCAGCGCTCTCAGTATCCAGGTTCCGCACGGATATCATCGCGAAATTCCGCATCAATCGCATTCCGGAGGATGGCCGGAAGAAGCCGATACTCAACTTCCCTGGCCACCCGCTTCTCGGCCAAGTCGGTTGCCGTGTCGAAGCCGGCCCTGACAACATCTAAGGCGTCAGAAAGCTTTAAGGCGTCCGCACTCGGAGCTGAATCTGGGAAGCGCATTGCAGCTCGGCCTCGATGGCTGCGTGAATTCGACTCGACATCAGAGCACGTTGCTGCAGGAAATGTGTTTGACCCCTTAGGTCTCCAGGAAAAGTATTCTGACCCCTTAGGTCTCATGAACCAGTTCGGCGAGGTTCTCGCCTTTCTGACGAAATAAATCATCGACCGCCAACCTTCCACCAGATATGACGTCCGTATAGATCGCTCGAATGCCGGTCAGGAGGCGCGCTCCGTCCATCTTGATTGTCACGACCGCACCTTCATGCCCATAAAGGCAAGCTCGCTCAAGGGGCTCTTCAATGTTGTTGCCCATGCGAGTCACTTCCTGGCTTGATTCAACGATTCGAAGAACTCCGCGAACTCATCATCCAACGACACGTTGCTCTCAAAGTGCCCGAGCGATGCATAAATGTTGTCGCCGGTGCCCTTAGAAAGGACCTCGGCGTGATAGTCACCACTATTCCAGAAGGTAATTCGAGCAACTACATTCGGCGCGTCAATATCCACATAAGCGGAAGGATTGGAACTCGGTACAGCCATCCAAATTCGCACATCCCGTCGATTGCACGGATGACGGGACCTGATGCTATTTACCCATGTAACGAAAACATCAAGCACCGCGATCTCCTCGGTGTTTCTGGCTTTGAAGGGCGGTCGACTTGAGGCTTCTCACGTCGCCTGGCTCCTGAGACGGCCTTCTCCACAGCGCTTCCCAAAGCTCTCAATACGACGATCCGCCCCAAATCATCGGCAACGCCAGCACCTAATGGCGGCGGGTTCATTTTCCACTCGCCTTAAAGCAATCTTCGACGTTCAGATGGGATAGTCGGACTCGTAAGGCATCTTTAGATCAACAACTGCAACACCGAATTCGTGCAACGCTGTGGCAAGACCAAGCCTCCCCCTGACCAGCTGGCTAGTAATCGTCGCAAAGTCGGATTCGCATGGATGATAGTTGTCGCTAAGAAACTTCACGTCCAGCTCCAAGAACCTGACATGAAAAAATGACTGCCCCGTAAACTTCGCGACACCCTGTCTGGTGAGGAACTGACAACCGGCCACGGAATTGGGATTGATCGGATAGATCCCCAGCCATGCCCGAAACTTTGGGTCTGATGAAGGCATATCCGCAACCATCATTCGAAACATTTCAAGTGTGTTCCATACTTTTAAAATGTCCATGCCTAACCGCGCGCTCCTTACGCGCCTGTACTTCGTAGACGCACGCTCCATGAGAGGGCGCCCATTCAGCACGCAACACTCTCAAAGAATTTCTGAGCCTCGCCGGCAATGACCGTCAAACGCCCCAGCTCGCTGCTAGTTCCCGCCGTAACACACCACTCTTCGGCACTACCGGGAAGCCCCTTAAGAGACACCGTGAAAGTCACGCTCCCGCCAGGGGAACAAGTCGCAGAGATATCGAACTCGCCTTCAAGCGTCGCCCAGGACTTCACTCCCTTCCAGGGAAGCGCACACGACGCCAGATCTTTAAACCATCCGGGAAGGCCCTGGGGATCAGTGAACGCAGACACCCATTGCGTCGCAGTCACGCCATGGCCCTGGAGCTCTACGACGAACTCGTCGCCAAGGCGATCCAGGAATCGAACCTCACTGTCAGATGAAGCTGACCTAATGGCGAACATTTCGGTGCTCTCAATGTTTGGGCCCTGCACGGATTGCATCGGAGAATTCCACATCAATCGCGTCCCGTAGGTTGGCAGGAAGAAGCCGATAGTCATCATCCCTAGCGGCCCGCTTTTCAGCCAGGTCGGTTGCCTTGTCGAACCCCGACCTGACCGAGCGGATCACAAGAAGCGTGCAGATCGCAAACTCCCGCTCGTGACCAACCTGCAGATGATGTGCCCCCAGCTCAATCACTTCATAAGGGAACCATTGCTGGGCTTTCTTCAGCTGACCTCCCTGCTGGTTGATTACGAGACGCAGTGCCGCCTCATGGCGGTCTCGGTCCTGGCCGTAGTCGAGGCCGGCAATGAACCCGAGTTCGTTTTCGGTGATTGTCTGGACCAGGTCCATGGTGCCCCTCGGCAAAGTTATTTTGCGACTCCACAAATTTCCGCCGACATCACTGAGCCTGGCAAAGGCCACATCGCTGGCAGAGATCAATACATCTGCGCCCCTAGATGTTCCTTTGTCACTGATGTCCGCCAAGGGTCTACAACAGACACTTCCAGGTCTGGTTTCACCATCGTCCTTTCGAAGTCCCGATCTTCTAAGTTCTGCGCGTTTTGAATGCAATCCACGTAACGATCGGATACGAAACAAGAGCTGCGATGATCGCCGGGACGAAGATCATCTGCCGGAGGATGGATTTAAAGACAATCCCATCTGAGAGCGCTGGAACGCCCACCCACAGAAAGAATGTAACCACGGTAGTGCAAGCAACCGCAAATAGCGCCAGCAGGGCGACGCGCATGGATACGATGTCCAATCCGGCCTTTTTCCAAAGGAAGAGACTAATCGCCAGGCCAACCAGTGCCGCTGGAAGCACCAGTATGCAGAACAGAAGAGCAAGCTCGGGATGAGTAATCACTGGTCGGCTTCCTGTGGCTTATCTTCCAGATGCGGGAGGCTTTATTCGTGCCGTTCAAGCCAACCTACCAGCCTCTTTGCAGGGTTGGCGCCCTGATCGAATACGCATCCAGTGAGTTCAACTGAGATCTGAGTGTCGTCACCATTCACGATCTTCAGCGTTTCGAAAACATCCGTAGGCGAAGACGCGCAATCAGAAGCCTGTCGAACGGCTCGGCTCACAAGGTTTTCCACGTTGCGCCACTCCTCACTTGACAGCTTTCGCGACGGCGAGGCTTTCAAACCCTTCCGCTCGATACTCTGCGTAGTGCGATCCAAAAACCGTACTGAGCCGCAACTTCTGCCTCGTGGGCGTGGCCCCCATGCACTCATGTAGGTAACGCTTTTCAGCATGGGTTGTTCCTTACCAGAGGCATGGGCGCTCACTGACATCGCACTTGCGGCCGCGATTGGCGATAGGATTCGAGACCAGCTCATCCTTACCCCCGAGAAATCGGCTTCAGAACTACCGCGATATTCTGAGCGTCAGCCGGCTTGCCTTGGGCGTGAAGCTGGCATCCGCGCGCATGGAGGTCGCTCATTCCGGACTCAGTCACAAGAAGGGGCGGCATCACTGCCACCCCTTTCTTAGTAACTTAATTGCGATGTCCGGCTTAACCGCACTTCGAATACCCACAATTCAAACAAGTCTGACACCCATCCATCAGCACCAGCGCCTTCGTATTGCACTTGGCGCAAAGGGTCGCCCCGGCCGGGAAGCCATTTTCCGACGCGCTCTCAGCAGCGCCAGCCTCTGCCTTCTTGCCTTCATAAGCCGCCCGCTTCTCAGCGATCAACTTCTTGGTGGATTCGTCCATATCGGGATCATGGATGAGCCCGATGGTTTTCATGTGCTGCTCGATCACCGCGCCGATCTCGGCGACGATGCTGGGCATGTAGATGCCGCCGGCTTTGAAGTAGCCGCCGCGGGGGTCGAAGACGGCCTTCATCTCCTCTACCAGGAAGGTGACGTCGCCGCCTTTGCGGAAGACGGCGGAGATGATGCGGGTGAGGGCCACGATCCACTGGAAGTGGTCCATGTTCTTCGAGTTGATGAAGATCTCGAAGGGGCGGCGCTGCTCATGGGGGGTGCCGGCGTTGAGGACGATGTCGTTGACGGTGACGTACAACGCGTGCTCGAACAGCGGTGATTTGATCTTGTAGGTGGAGCCGACGAGCATCTCGGGACGCTCAAGGCTCTCGTGCATCTGGATCACCTCGGCCATGGGCGCTTCGCGGGAAGCGGCCGGCGTGGCGGAGGGTGCCGGTGCGGCGGGGGTGGCTGCCTTGTCCTCGGGCTTGACGACGTTGTAGCCCTTGATCTTCTTTTCGATCTTGATCGCCATGGTCGTGTGCTTCTTGTCTGGATGCGTTGGCGCGAGGAGCGGCGTGGGCCGGAGACGCGCCGGCCCGGCGCAAAGGCCGGGCCGGGCGTTTTAAAGCAACTTACTTCTTCTTGCGGGCGACCTTGCGGGCCGGCTTGCGCGCAGCCTTGGTTGCCTTCTTGCTGGCAGTGGACCGCTTGACGGCCTTGGCGGCCGTCTTCTTCTTGCCTGCAGCCTTCTTGGGGGCTGCCTTACGGGTTGCGGCCTTCTTGGCCGTCTTCTTGCTGCTGACCTTCTTTGCAGCCTTGCGGGCCGTCTTCTTCACGGCCTTCTTGGCGACTTTCTTTGCAGCGGCCTTGCGGGCGCCGGTCTTCTTGACGGCCTTCTTCACGGCCTTCTTGGCAGCTGCCTTGCGGGCCGTCTTCTTCACGGCCTTCTTGGCAGCCTTCTTCGCGGTCTTCTTGACGGCCTTCTTGGCGCCAGCAGCCTTCTTGGTCGAAGCCTTCTTCGCCGTC belongs to Dyella terrae and includes:
- a CDS encoding immunity protein TriTu family protein, coding for MLDVFVTWVNSIRSRHPCNRRDVRIWMAVPSSNPSAYVDIDAPNVVARITFWNSGDYHAEVLSKGTGDNIYASLGHFESNVSLDDEFAEFFESLNQARK
- a CDS encoding DUF6228 family protein, whose product is MMTIGFFLPTYGTRLMWNSPMQSVQGPNIESTEMFAIRSASSDSEVRFLDRLGDEFVVELQGHGVTATQWVSAFTDPQGLPGWFKDLASCALPWKGVKSWATLEGEFDISATCSPGGSVTFTVSLKGLPGSAEEWCVTAGTSSELGRLTVIAGEAQKFFESVAC
- a CDS encoding NrdJb; its protein translation is MAIKIEKKIKGYNVVKPEDKAATPAAPAPSATPAASREAPMAEVIQMHESLERPEMLVGSTYKIKSPLFEHALYVTVNDIVLNAGTPHEQRRPFEIFINSKNMDHFQWIVALTRIISAVFRKGGDVTFLVEEMKAVFDPRGGYFKAGGIYMPSIVAEIGAVIEQHMKTIGLIHDPDMDESTKKLIAEKRAAYEGKKAEAGAAESASENGFPAGATLCAKCNTKALVLMDGCQTCLNCGYSKCG
- a CDS encoding histidine biosynthesis protein HisIE, with the translated sequence MSIDTEMNAVENTAAAEAPAAAAPAKKARRKPAKKAAGAKKAAGAKKTAKKAVKKASAKKTAKKASTKKAAGAKKAVKKTAKKAAKKAVKKTARKAAAKKAVKKAVKKTGARKAAAKKVAKKAVKKTARKAAKKVSSKKTAKKAATRKAAPKKAAGKKKTAAKAVKRSTASKKATKAARKPARKVARKKK